From the Natrarchaeobaculum aegyptiacum genome, one window contains:
- the folP gene encoding dihydropteroate synthase: MEYHEAADFVFGLRRFRPKPGTESTARLLASLEDPHEGIDCVQIAGSNGKGSTARMLERTLREAGLSVGLYTSPHLEDLRERIRVDGRKIPRTAVCAYVEAVRDYVTDAAADGSSPTFFEAMTAMALWHFDREDVDVAVLEVGIGGKYDATSVVSPVASAVTSVTLEHTGIIGDTEEAIARDKAHVAPDDASLVTAVSGDPLEAVREVAGDVVTVGDGSAKDAAAGADASADVRVTYGGLTNHTEAAVSIEADDWSVETKIPFPGAHQATNAAIAAALARQLADVDEADLARGLRNAHWPGRFEVMDTGPLVVLDGAHNPGACETLAGTLSSCDYDDLHVVFGAMHDKDHREMAHALPTPDSVVACEPTLDRAEDRAVLETVFADVGVPDTESVAAVSDAVEHALERADEGDCVLVTGSLFAVAEARSRWTRADVPKRVRNLADARETLAGASVADGNVHRLGGDAVHRVVKVTVSPRQADVLEAELLRVGGECALPDYRQGDERVDAVLMGTLGQFDRLTTTLAGRSGGLEPIARELRETLELGGESGSEGVPAETGAGENPQFPWDEHTAVMGILNVTPDSFHDGGRYDALEDALTRAQAMVEAGVDVIDVGGESTRPGADPVPTDEEIDRVVPVIDRIADLGIPISIDTRKAAVAEAALEAGADVINDVSGLEDPAMRFVAAEHDAGLIVMHSIDAPVVPGREIDYDDVVEDVIDELAELVLLAEKAGLDRERIVVDPGIGFGKTAAESFELLGRIDEFNALGCPVLVGHSQKSMYDHVGQPAGDRLESTVAATAIAADRGADVVRVHDVPENVAAVRTALAASDPDQFSWRSD, from the coding sequence ATGGAGTATCACGAGGCGGCGGACTTCGTGTTCGGCCTGCGGCGGTTCCGGCCGAAACCGGGCACGGAGTCGACGGCGCGACTGCTCGCCTCCCTCGAGGATCCCCACGAGGGCATCGACTGCGTCCAGATCGCCGGCTCGAACGGAAAAGGATCGACCGCCCGAATGCTCGAGCGGACCCTCCGCGAAGCCGGGCTCTCCGTGGGACTGTACACCTCGCCACACCTCGAAGACCTCCGCGAACGGATTCGCGTCGACGGTCGCAAGATTCCGCGGACAGCGGTCTGTGCGTACGTCGAGGCCGTTCGTGACTACGTCACCGACGCGGCCGCAGACGGCTCCTCGCCGACGTTCTTCGAGGCGATGACCGCGATGGCCCTGTGGCATTTCGACCGTGAAGACGTCGACGTTGCCGTCCTCGAGGTCGGCATCGGCGGCAAGTACGACGCCACGAGCGTCGTGTCGCCGGTCGCGAGCGCGGTCACGAGCGTCACCCTCGAACATACCGGGATCATCGGCGACACCGAGGAGGCCATCGCCCGCGACAAGGCCCACGTCGCCCCTGACGACGCGTCGCTCGTGACCGCCGTCTCCGGCGACCCGCTCGAGGCAGTCCGTGAGGTCGCAGGCGACGTCGTGACGGTCGGCGATGGGAGTGCCAAGGACGCGGCTGCCGGTGCCGACGCTTCGGCGGACGTCCGGGTCACCTACGGCGGCCTGACCAACCACACCGAGGCGGCCGTCAGCATCGAGGCCGACGACTGGAGCGTCGAGACGAAGATTCCGTTCCCCGGCGCACACCAGGCGACGAACGCGGCGATCGCCGCCGCCCTCGCCCGACAACTCGCCGACGTCGACGAGGCCGACCTCGCCCGCGGGCTTCGAAACGCCCACTGGCCCGGCCGCTTCGAGGTGATGGACACCGGGCCGCTGGTCGTCCTCGACGGTGCCCACAACCCCGGGGCCTGCGAGACCCTCGCCGGGACGCTCTCGAGTTGCGACTACGACGACCTCCACGTCGTCTTCGGCGCGATGCACGACAAGGACCACCGCGAGATGGCCCACGCGCTCCCCACTCCCGACTCGGTCGTCGCCTGCGAACCGACGCTCGACCGGGCCGAAGATCGGGCCGTCCTCGAGACCGTCTTCGCAGACGTCGGCGTTCCCGACACCGAGTCGGTCGCCGCCGTCTCCGACGCCGTCGAACACGCGCTCGAGCGCGCAGACGAAGGTGACTGCGTGCTCGTCACCGGCTCGCTCTTTGCCGTCGCGGAGGCCCGGTCCCGCTGGACGCGTGCCGACGTCCCGAAACGCGTCCGGAACCTGGCGGACGCTCGCGAGACCCTCGCCGGCGCGTCGGTCGCCGACGGGAACGTCCACCGACTTGGTGGTGACGCCGTCCACCGCGTCGTGAAGGTCACGGTCAGTCCCCGTCAGGCCGACGTCCTCGAGGCCGAACTGCTGCGGGTCGGCGGTGAGTGTGCGCTTCCCGACTACCGGCAGGGCGACGAGCGCGTCGACGCCGTCCTCATGGGGACGCTCGGCCAGTTCGACCGACTGACCACGACGCTTGCAGGCCGCTCCGGCGGCCTCGAGCCCATCGCCCGGGAACTCCGTGAGACGCTCGAACTGGGCGGCGAGTCGGGTTCGGAAGGTGTACCCGCCGAGACGGGCGCTGGCGAGAACCCCCAGTTCCCGTGGGACGAACACACCGCTGTCATGGGCATCCTGAACGTCACGCCAGACAGCTTCCACGACGGTGGCCGCTACGACGCTCTCGAGGACGCGCTCACCCGCGCGCAGGCCATGGTCGAGGCCGGCGTCGACGTGATCGACGTCGGTGGCGAGTCGACCCGACCGGGTGCCGACCCCGTTCCGACCGACGAGGAGATCGATCGCGTCGTCCCCGTGATCGACCGGATCGCCGACCTCGGTATCCCGATCTCGATCGACACCCGGAAAGCCGCCGTCGCCGAGGCCGCTCTCGAGGCCGGCGCGGACGTCATCAACGACGTCTCCGGGCTCGAGGACCCGGCGATGCGGTTCGTCGCCGCCGAGCACGACGCCGGCCTGATCGTGATGCACAGCATCGACGCGCCGGTCGTCCCCGGTCGAGAAATCGACTACGACGACGTCGTCGAGGACGTGATCGACGAACTCGCCGAACTGGTCTTGCTCGCCGAGAAGGCCGGTCTCGATCGCGAGCGGATCGTCGTCGATCCGGGGATTGGCTTCGGCAAGACTGCCGCCGAGAGCTTCGAACTCCTCGGGCGGATCGACGAGTTCAACGCGCTCGGCTGTCCCGTCCTCGTCGGTCACTCTCAGAAGTCGATGTACGACCACGTCGGCCAGCCAGCCGGTGACCGACTCGAGTCGACGGTCGCCGCGACCGCGATCGCCGCCGACCGGGGCGCAGACGTCGTTCGCGTCCACGACGTCCCTGAAAACGTTGCGGCCGTCCGCACTGCACTCGCAGCCAGCGATCCCGACCAGTTTTCCTGGCGCTCGGACTGA
- a CDS encoding methyl-accepting chemotaxis protein gives MATNVHQGEGLAPDDETDPAAFWRHAFLSLVETFPEPAFAVDESGRVVVWNDDLEELIGLSEQDALGKPAYELFQTDGESETLVETCLRRDEVIREEQIRTTTNVHGEPIFARAMAVPIRGPGGTVTGGIEVLVDVTELVEQRQAMAELQRRMADDVGVAVDELDQSTTTVAENAEAISQRADTQTSNLGEVLSEISSFSATVEEIATSAEEISSQSEQTRNFATQSRDSGHELIDVMGDVATAGGAVAENSQQLQSHVERIEEIVDVINDIADQTNLLALNASIEAARAGQEGEGFSVVASEVKSLAEQSQSEVAEIERLVDQIRGLTDETVESVGVANERVQTATERTESVVEDQEAILSSIADVANGIDEIARATDEQASSAEEIASMTDDVVDQSDAIAAEIGEVAAGAEEQAATVAEIEEAIESLESDLEALVDE, from the coding sequence ATGGCTACTAACGTTCACCAAGGTGAGGGGCTCGCTCCAGACGACGAAACCGATCCGGCTGCCTTCTGGCGACACGCGTTCCTCTCTCTCGTCGAGACGTTTCCAGAACCCGCGTTCGCGGTCGACGAGTCAGGCCGCGTCGTGGTGTGGAACGACGACCTCGAGGAATTGATCGGGCTGAGCGAGCAGGACGCACTCGGGAAACCGGCGTACGAACTCTTCCAGACGGACGGTGAGAGTGAGACGCTCGTCGAAACGTGTCTCCGGCGAGACGAAGTGATCCGCGAAGAACAGATTCGAACGACGACGAACGTACACGGCGAGCCGATCTTCGCGAGAGCGATGGCCGTCCCGATCCGCGGTCCGGGGGGAACTGTCACCGGCGGAATCGAGGTGCTCGTCGACGTCACCGAACTCGTCGAACAGCGCCAGGCCATGGCGGAGCTACAGCGTCGGATGGCAGACGACGTCGGCGTCGCCGTCGACGAACTCGACCAGTCGACGACGACCGTCGCCGAAAACGCCGAGGCGATCAGCCAGCGGGCCGACACACAGACGTCGAACCTCGGTGAAGTGCTCTCGGAGATTTCCTCGTTCAGTGCGACGGTCGAAGAGATCGCCACGAGCGCCGAGGAGATCAGCTCCCAGAGTGAGCAAACCCGGAACTTCGCGACCCAGTCTCGAGACTCGGGCCACGAACTCATCGACGTCATGGGTGACGTTGCAACCGCTGGCGGTGCAGTCGCCGAGAACAGCCAGCAACTCCAGTCACACGTCGAGCGGATCGAGGAGATCGTCGACGTCATCAACGACATCGCCGACCAGACCAATCTGCTCGCGCTCAACGCCTCGATCGAAGCGGCGCGAGCCGGGCAAGAGGGCGAGGGGTTCTCCGTCGTCGCGAGCGAAGTCAAATCGCTGGCCGAACAGTCCCAGTCTGAGGTCGCAGAGATCGAGCGGCTCGTCGACCAGATCCGCGGGTTGACCGACGAGACTGTCGAAAGCGTCGGCGTGGCCAACGAACGCGTCCAGACGGCGACCGAGCGCACCGAATCCGTCGTCGAAGACCAGGAAGCGATCCTCTCGAGTATCGCAGACGTTGCGAACGGCATCGACGAGATCGCCCGTGCGACCGACGAACAGGCCTCGAGCGCCGAAGAGATCGCGAGCATGACAGACGACGTCGTCGACCAGAGCGACGCCATCGCAGCCGAGATCGGCGAGGTCGCCGCTGGAGCCGAAGAACAGGCTGCCACGGTCGCCGAGATCGAAGAGGCGATCGAGTCCCTCGAGTCCGACCTCGAGGCGCTCGTCGACGAGTAG
- a CDS encoding toll/interleukin-1 receptor domain-containing protein, whose product MTGERIYVSHETGDLGLVQDLFSTVKNFPFDVHIALEEVESRQSRSRLQGRLANSTVAIPVLTDQSADSPWVNQEIGYAQAKGIPVLPLYDEESHLNGFISDVEGVSIDRQDLTVTIFNLLSRLRSLLEPLGALSVPNWYVRFPCTVPDCGTPVILEIDQSQTKLWKRHRNGNFLATTCECCHSTYVFDPATIGFVRRQNPTG is encoded by the coding sequence ATGACAGGGGAGCGGATCTACGTCTCACACGAAACCGGTGATCTCGGGCTCGTTCAGGACCTCTTTTCGACTGTCAAGAACTTTCCGTTCGACGTCCACATCGCACTCGAGGAGGTCGAATCCCGGCAGTCCCGGTCCCGGCTTCAGGGCCGTCTCGCCAACAGTACCGTCGCGATCCCCGTGTTGACCGACCAGTCGGCCGACTCCCCCTGGGTCAATCAGGAGATCGGCTACGCACAGGCGAAGGGGATTCCCGTCCTCCCGCTGTACGACGAGGAGTCCCACCTGAACGGCTTCATCAGCGACGTCGAGGGCGTCTCGATCGACCGTCAGGACCTGACGGTGACGATCTTCAACCTGCTCAGCCGGCTCCGGAGCCTCCTCGAGCCGCTCGGTGCGCTCTCGGTTCCCAACTGGTACGTCCGGTTCCCCTGTACGGTCCCCGACTGTGGCACGCCGGTGATCCTCGAGATCGATCAGAGTCAGACGAAACTCTGGAAGCGCCACCGTAACGGAAACTTCCTCGCGACGACCTGTGAGTGCTGTCACTCGACGTACGTCTTCGACCCGGCGACGATCGGGTTCGTCAGGCGGCAGAATCCGACGGGTTGA